The following is a genomic window from Crossiella equi.
CGGCCAGCGGTGGACCGGCCAGGAGTGGATCAACCTCAACACCCAGGTCAACGACCCCGATGGCGGGCAGCTGCGCACCATCTGGGACATCGCCACCCCCGAACACCAGTGGCGTGACCAGTGGCTGGGCGCGAACTCCGTGTACAGCACCGCACTGGACCTGCGCGGCCTGCACGGCCGCACGGTGAACTGGCGGGTACGGGGCAACGACGGGGAGAAGGACGGTCCGGGCTTGGACGGTCCGTCGTTCGTGGTCGACCGGGAACGCCCGGACAAGCCGCCCACGGTCAGCGGTGTGTTGTACCAGGAGGACAACGCCTGGCACGGCGGTGTCGACGTGCCGGACACCTTCACCTTCACCGCCAACGGTGTCGGCGACATCGACCACTTCGTGTACGGCTTCAGCGACCCGCCCACCACGCCGGTGGACGCGGACGCTTTGGGGGGCAAGGCGGTCGCGCGTATCGCGCCGCCCAGGGACGGCCCTGTCGACCTGTACGTGCAGAGCGTGGACCGGGCGGGGCTGCGCGGTCCGGCCAAGGTCTACCACTTCTACGTGCGCCCCGGTGGTGGCCCCGCCTCGCAGTGGGCGATGGAGGGCAACGCCAAGGACGATTCCCCGCTGGGCGGTCGGCACGGCACCCCGCACGGCCCGGTGAGCTGGGCGCCGGGCGCGCTGGGCGCCTCGGCGCAGCTCAACGGCGTGGACGCCGCGATCAGTGCACCGCAGACCGTGAACACCGCGGCGAGCTTCACCGTCTCGGCCTGGGTCAAGCCCGACCGGGTGGGTACCGAGGACCGGACTGTGCTTTCCCAGGACGGCGACCGGGTCGGTGGATTCCTGCTTCAGCTGCGCAAGGACGGCCGCTGGCAGCTCCTCGCCCCGGGCGGGGATGCTGATGAGGGCGATCCCGCGCACCGGGCCGTCGCCGTCGCAGGGGGCACCGCCAAGGCAGGGGAGTGGGCCCACCTGGCCGCGGTGGTCGACCACGAGGAACAACGGATCCACCTCTACGTCAACGGGTCCGCGGCGGCCAGCGTCGCCTACACCGGGCGTTGGAACGCCACCGGTGCCCTTCAGATCGGTCGTGGCAAGTGGAAGGGTGCGCACACCGGCTACTGGGCCGGGGGTGTCGACGAGGTCCGGGTGCACGACCGGGTGCTCTCGCCCGCGTCCATCCAAGCATTGGTCAGCAGGGACAACGTCCAGCTCGGGCACTGGAAGTTCGACGAGGACAACGGCAGTACCGCCCGCAACGCGGTGGACAGTGGCCAGATCGGCGAACTGGTCAACGGAGCGACCTTCCAGCCCGGAGGCGGAGCGATCGGTGGCGCGGTCAAGCTCGACGGCGTTGACGACTTCGTGCGGACCCACACCTCCGTGGTGGACAACGACCGCAGTTTCGCCGTCAGTGCGTGGGTCAAACTGGACCGGCTCGCCGCAGCTGGCGATGCGGCGACCGTGGTGGGCCAGGACGGGGAGGCCAACAGCGGGTTCGTGCTCCAGCAGCGTGGGACCAGCTGGACGTTCGGCATGCTCAACGCCGCGGGTACCGAGTGGGTGGGCTACGCCTCCTCCGCTGGTGACACGGCCCGTGCGGGGGCCTGGACGCACCTGGTGGGCGTTTACGACCACACGGCCAAGAAGCTCCGCCTGCACGTCAACGGCCAGCAGGTGGGCACCGGTGACGTACGCGAGGGCTGGAAGCCGACCGGTGCGCTCGTGGTGGGCAGGGCCGTCATCGGTGGTCGTGCCTCCGACCACCTGGCTGGCGTGGTCGATGAACTGCGGGTCTACAGCCGGACCCTGGTCGAGGAGGAGGTGCGGGGCATCGTCAGCCGTGACGACGTCGCCAGCGCGTCCTGGCAGCTCGACGGCAACACCGAGGACGCCTCCGGGCGGGGCCGCCACGCCACCGCGGTGGGTGTGCCCGGCTGGACCGCCGGTCAGGGCGACCTCGCCGACCCGAGGCGGCTGGCCGTGCACCTTGACGGCGTCGACGACCACGTCCGCGCCCCGGTACCGATGGACACCAGCACGAGCTTCTCGGTCTCCGCATGGGTGAAGCTGACCGAGAAGCCGGACCACTGGGCCTCGGCGATGAGTGCCAACGGCAAGGTGGCCTCCGCGTTCAACCTCGGCTACACCGGCCGGGCACTGGACCGCTGGGTGTTCGCCCTGCACGGTTCGGACGCCGAGCAGCCTTCCTCGGTGGTGCGCCTGGAGTCCGCGCAGGCGGTGCAGTCGAACGTGTGGACCCACCTGGCCGGGGTCTACGACGCCCACGCCGGTCAGGCCCGTCTCTACGTCAACGGTGTGCAGGTCGCCGCGGGAGCGTTCCGGGGCGGGTTCGCCGCCACCGAGGAGTTCGACATCGGCCGGGCCCGCTGGCGCACGAGCTGGCTGGACCACCTGCCCGGAGTGGTGGACAACGTCAAGACCTACAGCCGGGCACTGTTCGAGGACGAGGCCCGTCTGCTGGCGGGCCGTGATCTCAGCCTGGTGCACAACCTGCGCCTGGACGAGCCCAACGGCACGGCAGCGGCCGACTCCACCGGAGCGCGTCCAGGCACGCTGGGCGGCGGTGCGAGCTTCACCTCGGGTCGCACGGGCAACGCGGTCACGCTCGACGGCACCACCGGCCACGTCTCGACCAAGGGCGTCGACCTGGGCACTGACAACAGCTTCACCGTCGCGGCCTGGGTCAACCTGAAGAACAAGGACGGCCAGGTCACCGCGGTCAGCATGGACGGCGCGCGCACCGCCAAGTTCCGCCTCGGCCACGTGGTGGACGGCGCGGAACGCCCGCTCGGCGCCTGGGTCTTCGAGATGCCGGAGTCCGACGAGGAGAACGCGCCGATCACCAAGGCGGCGCTGTCCACGCTCAAGACCGAGCTCAACACCTGGGTGCACCTGGTCGGGGTGTATGAGAAGCAGACCAAGAAGCTGTGGCTGCACGTCAACGGCGACCGCATCGGTGACGGCACCCTGAACACGCCGTGGCAGGCCGGTGGCGGGCTTCAGCTGGGCCGGGCGAAGTCGGGCAGCGGCTACGAGCAGTACTGGCCGGGTGGTGTCGACGACGTTCGGCTGTACACCAGCAGTCTCGACCGGCAGCGTGTCGCGGCGCTGTACGACTCCTACGCCGACCTCAACGCCAAACCGGTGCCCAAGGCGGTGCCCGCGGACGGCACGACCGTGCGGGACGAGCGTGGCGCGGTGTTCAAGTTCGTCGGCGGGGCGCCGATCTGGCTGAGTGACTGCGTGGTGGACTGCGGCACCCCGTCGCACATCCCCAACTGGCGGATCGATCAGCTCGACTCGATGAACCCGGTACCGGCCGACGGCGCGACGATGATCGACGAACGGCACCGCATCTACAAGTTCGTCGGTGGCGCGCCGATCCAGCTCTCCGACTGCGGCGCTGGCTGCGGTACGCCGGTGCGGGTCAACGACCGGTCGGTCGATGAGCTCAACCACATGAACGCGGTGCCGAGGACCGGGGCCACGGCCAAGGACCAGCGCAACCGGGTCTACGGATTCGTGGGCGGCGCGCCCATCCGGGTCGACGACTGCGGTGCGCCGTGCGGTACCCCGGTGCCACTGACCGACGTCAGCGTGGACACCCGCAACCACATGAACCACAAGCCGGTCGGTGGCACGCTGTTGCGCGCACCGGACGCGGTCGTGGGCAGGCCCACTTCGGTGTGGGTGGTGGCCAACGGGGCCAGGGTCAAGTTCGACAGCGGTGAGGAGCTGACCGGGGCGGGCTACCGCTGGGAGGACGTCCAGAACGTCCAGGAGAAGGTCCTCCTGGCGCTGCCGACCGCTCTGCCGGAGCGGACTCTCCTCCGCGCACCCGCCTCAGCCACACCACAGGCGGTGTGGGCGGTCGTGCAGGGCTCCCGGGTGAAGTTCGCCACCAGCGAGGAGTTCACCGCCGCGGGTTACCGCTGGGAGGACGTGGTCAACCTGCCGCCCAGGGTGGTCGAGACGCTGTCCACGCGTATCCCGGACGGCTCGTTGCTGCGGGCTCAGGACGGTCCGTCTCCGCAGGCGGTCTTCCTGGTTGCTGGCGGGGCCCGGCTGTGGGTGGCCTCCGCAGCGGAGTTCGAGGAGCTCGGCCGCTCCCCGGAGGAGGTCGTGGTGATCCCGCAGCGGGTGCTCGGCCCGATGCCCACCGCGATGGCCGAGGGCACCCTGGTCCGCTCGGCTGAGTCGAACCAGGTGTGGCGCATCGAGGGCGGCAAGCGCTGGGCCATCACCGAATGGGGCGACCCGGTGCGGTTGATCCCCAAGCGCGTCCTCGACGGCTACCCGATCGCGACCGTCTGAGCGTCGCACCGTCACCACGCCCCGGGCCGGCCCTGCGCGGGCCGTCCCGGGGCACTCCGAACGTGCTCGAACCAAGGTTCTTGGAGGAGAAGTGCGACGCACTCGGCAAGGGGGGTCCGCACGCCACGGCTGGTGGCGAGGCGTGGCCAGAGTGATGGCCCTGGTACTGGCCGCGGCCGCGGTGCAGGCCGTGGTCACACCGAGATCCGCGGTCGCGGCCGACGGTCCGTCGGTGCCGCTGACCGACATCGCCTCGGTCGGTGTCGCTGGGGAGGCTCGGACCTCCCGTCCGCGGGACGAGGTCGGGGAGTTCGCCAAGCGGGGTGACCAGCCCGAGGGAGGCGCCAGCGTCAAGCCCGGTGCGGGCACCTACGGGGCGACCTCCCTGACTCCCTCGGCGAGCTGGGACGTCTCGCCCCAGACCGGCGACTTCAGCTGGAGCTACCCACTGCGCGTGCCCCCGGTGCCCGGTGGGCTCCAGCCCGGCCTGGCGCTGTCCTACTCCTCCAGCGCGGTGGACGGTCTCACCAGCAGCACGAACAGCCAGGCCTCCTGGATCGGTGACGGCTGGAGCATGTGGCCCGGCTACATCGAGCGGACCTACGTCGCGTGCGCGGAGAGCCTGCCGGGCAACGAGTGGGAGAAGCCTGGCGACCTGTGCTGGAAGAACGACAACGCGACCATCACCTTCAACGGGTCCGGGTCGGCCCTGATCAAGGACGACAGCACCCAGTCCTGGCGCCCCAAGAACGACGACGGTTCCCGGGTCGAACGCCTCGTGCACCCGGACGGGGTGGACAACGGTGACCGCGAACGGCAGTACTGGGTGGTCACCAGGCCGGATGGCACCAGGTACTACTTCGGTTCCAAACCCGCGGCCAAGTCCACCTGGACGGTGCCGGTCTTCAGCCTGAAGGACGGCGAGCTCTGCAAGGGCTCGACCTACGACACCTCGTGGTGCAACCGGGCCTACCGGTGGAACCTGGACAAGGTCGTCGACCGGTTCGGCAACATGCTGACCTACCAGTACGAGACCGAGACCAACTCCTACGGCCGCAACAAGAGCAAGGACGCTGCCGCCTACACCCGGGCCGGTTGGTTGACGGGTGCCGACTACGGCTTGCGCGCCGACCAGGACGTACCAGCCGCGGGCCGAGTGGTGTTCGAGACCACGGACCGGTGTGTGCCCGGCTCGGAGTGCAAGCTGGACAAGCCGCAGAACCTCCCGGATGTCCCGCTCGGCCTCAAGTGCGACGACGCCAAGTGCAAGGACAAGTGGTCGCCGACCTTCTGGACCACCAAACGGCTGGACAAGGTCATCACCAAGGTGCGGCGCGGCGCGGAGCTCGCCGACGTCGACTCCTGGACCCTCAAGCACGAGATGCCCGATCCCGGTGACGGCGAGCGCGCCGCGCTGTGGCTGCGGTCGATCACCCACACCGGGCACGCCGGAACGACACCGGTGACCTTGCCTGAGGTCACCTTCGAGGGCGTGCGCAAGCCGAACCGGGCAAGCACGGACAGCGGCAACGCCGCGCTGATCCGGTTCCGCATGAACGCGATCGTCTCCGAGTCCGGAGGCGTCACCTCGATCAAGTACCGCGACCCGGACTGCGTCGGGACGAACCTGCCGACCAAGCCGGAGAACAACACCCAGCTCTGCTACCCGGCGCGCTGGGCGGCCATCGGCGGTACGGAGCGCACCGACTACTTCCACAAGTACGTGGTCGAGTCGGTCAGCAGCCACGACCAGATCGCCAGCTCGGTCCCCGACGTGGTGAGCTACGAGTACCACGACGGTGCGGCCTGGCACGGCGACGAGTCGGACCTGATGACCGACGCGAAGCGGAGCTGGACCGACTTCCGCGGCTTCGGCAAGGTCACCATCCGCAAGGGCAGCGGCCACGACGGGCCCAAGACCAAGACCCAGCAGGTGTTCTACCGCGGCATGCACGAGGACCGGCAGCCCGGCGGTGGCAAGCGCGAAGCGTGGGTGACCGACTCCGAAGGCGGCAAGGAGCACGACTGGGCCTGGCTGCGCGGCACCACGAGGGAATCACTGGTTTTCGACGGCGACTCCGACCGGGTGCTCAGCAAGAGCATCACCGAGCCGACCTGGCAGGGACCGACCGCCACCCGGGGCGAGCTGAAGGCCTACATCGTGCGCCCGGGTGTGGTGCGGGAGTACACGGAGCTGGAAGCCGGCCCCCGGCGGGAGACCAAGACCCAGAACGAGTACGACGACCGAGGGCTGCCGACCAAGGTGGACGACCTCGGTGATCTGAGCACGCCCGCCGACGACACCTGCACCCGGACCACGTACGCCCGCAACACCGAGGCATGGCTGATCAGCCTGCCGTCCCGGGTCCAGAGCGTCTCGGTGCACTGCGGGGTGACCCCGAAGGTGCCCGAGCACGTCCTCAGCGATGTCCGCAACAGCTACGACGGTCGCACACCGGGTGAACCGCCGCTGCGGGGTACCGTGACCACGACGGAGCAGCTGACGGACAAGCCCGGCGGACCGGACTACGCCGTCGTGGCCACCGGCACCTACGACACCTACGGCCGCCCGCTGGAGTCCACTGACGCGCTGAAGCGGACGGTGAAGACCGGCTACACCCCGGCCACCGGCGGACCGGTCACCCAGACCACCCTCACCAACCCGCTCGGCCACACCTCCACCACCACGCTGGACCCGGCCTGGGGGCTGCCGGTGAAGGTGGTGGACCAGAACCAGCAGGTGACCGAGGTGGCCTACGACGCGCTCGGCCGGACCACCGAGGTCTGGTCGCCGATGCGCAAGCGCGGCAAGGGCCGCGGCGTGGCGTACTACAGCTACGAGGTCCGCAGGGACGGACCGAACGTGGTGACCACGAGTGCCCTGGGCCCCAACGGCAACTTCACCACCGGCAAGGTGCTCTACGACGGTCTGCTCCGGCAGCGCCAGACCCAGGCACCGGCGGTGGGCGGTGGGCGCCTGCTCACCGACACGCGCTACGACTCGCAAGGGCGGGCCTACCGCACCACCCAGCCGTACTTCAACAACGCGCCGATCGACAACGCCCTCTGGCGTGCGGCCGACGGCGAGGTGCCCGGTGCCACCGTCACCGAGTTCGACGGCCTCGGCAGGCCCAAGACGCAGAGCTTCGTCGGCGGTGGCGTGCGGAAGTGGACCACCACCACCCGCTACGGCGGTGACCGCGTGCACGTCACCCCGCCCCAGGGCGGCACCCCGAGCACCTCGATCTTCGACGCCAAGGGCCAGCTGATCGAACTGCGGCAGTACCGGGGCGAGCAGCCCGCGGGCGGGTTCGACAAGACCACCTACACCTACACCCCGGCGGGCAAACCGAGCACGGTGACCGACGCCGCGGGCAACACCTGGCGCTACCACTACGACCTGCGCGGCAGGCAGACCAAGGTCGAGGACCCGGACAAGGGCACGACCACGATGGTCTACGACGAGGCGAGCCAGCTCACCTCCACCACCGACGCGCGCGACAAGACCGTGGTCAACGTCTACGACGACGCCGGCCGGCGCAGGGAGCTCCGCGAGGGCACCAAGACCGGCCCGAAGCTCTCCGAGTGGACCTACGACACCGCCATCGGCGGCAAGGGGCTCCTCGCCACCGCCACCCGGTTCTCCGGCGGCAACGCCTACACCAAGCGGGTCGAGGCCTACGACGGGCTGGGCAACGCGGTCAGCTGGGACACGATCATCCCGGCCGCGGAGAAGGGGATCGCGGGCACGTACACCACGTCCGCCTCCTACAACCAGGACGGCAGCCTGCGCGCGGAGGTCTTCGCCAAGGCGGGCTCGCTGGATGCCGAGACCTACAACCACGGTTACGACGACGCGGGCCGTCCGCTGACCGCCTACGGCAACCGCACCGAGTACGTGACCGATACCCAGTTCACCCGCTACGGCGAGCTGCAGCGCCTGCAACTGGGCAGCGGCGGCAAGCGGACCTGGCTGTCCGGCTACCTCAACAGCGACACCCGCAGGCTTGAGCGGATGATCGTGGACGCCGAGGTGCCGCGGCCGATGCAGGCCGACATCAACTACACCTACGACGACGCGGGCAACATCACCTCCATCGCGGACACCCCACAGGGGCAGGCCGTGGACGTGCAGTGCTTCCAGCACGACTACCTGCGGCGCCTGACCGAAGCGTGGAGCCAGAAGACGACCGGCCAGTGCGCGGCCACCCCCGCACAGGACCTCGTCGGTGGCGTGGCGCCGTACTGGCAGTCCTTCACCTACGACGCGGTCGGCAACCGGCTGACCGACACCGCCCACACCACCGAGGGCGACACGACCCGGACCTACGCCTACCCGGCGGCCGGCCAGCAACAGCCGCACACGCTGCGCTCGGTGACCACCACGGGACCGGCGGGCCAGCGGCTGGACGAGTTCGGCTACGACAAGGCAGGCAACACCACCGACCGCAAGCTCGCGCTGGGCGGTACGCACCGGCTGGAGTGGGACACCCAGGGCCGGATGGTCCGCAACACCGAGACGCAAAGCAACCTGACCACCGACGTCGTGTACGACGCCGCGGGTGAGCGTCTGGTCCGCCGCGACCCGACCGGTGTCACGCTCTACCTGGACGGGCAGGAGGTGCGCTACACCAACAGCACCGCACTGACCTCTGTCACCCGGTACTACCACCACGGCGGGCAGCCGGTCGCCGTGCGCGTGGACCAGGCGCTGAACTGGCTGGCCGCAGACCACCAGGGCACGAGCCAGTTCTCGGTCAACGCCGACACCATGGAGGTCAACCGCCGCCGCCAGACCCCATTCGGGGCCGAACGCGGCCCGAAGGCGAACTTCCCCGGTGAGAAGGGCTTCGTCGGCGGCACGAACGACGCGACCACGGGCCTGACCCACGTCGGTGTGCGGGAGTACGACTCAGGCACCGGACGTTTCATCTCGGTCGACCCGATCATCAATCCGGGCGATCCGCAGCAGTTGCACGGGTACTCCTACGCCAACGGCTCGCCGGTCACCAAGTCCGATCCCACGGGCCTGGAACCGATGATGGAGTACTGCAAGAACTGGCCGACCCCGGACTGCCGCAACCACTACTACGGCGGCAAGGTCAACGACCCCACCCTGAACACGGCGGGGCTCGAGGGCTGCAAGTGGGAACGGACTTGCGCGGCCCAGATGGGCAGCCGCATGAACAAGAACCACTCGCCGAACTTCAAGCCCGCTACTGGGAGTCTCACTCCTGGCATCCGGCCGGTGCTGGTCTTCGCCGCGGTCGCGGTCACCGACGTGGTGGTGTTCGCCGGGTGCACCGCGCTGACTGCTCCTTGGACGGCAGGCGCCTCCACCATCGCGTGCGCCGGTATCGCGGGAGCGGCTGGCGGTGCCGTCAGCGGTGCGCTCAGCGAGGAACGGAACGTCGCCCAGGAAACCGCTACGGGCGCGGCGCTAGGCCTGCTCACCGGCGGGGCGGGCACGCTCATCCGCAGCCTGATCAGCAAGTCCGACAGCGTGCTCACGCCCGCGGTCCGAGGCTGTTTGAACAGTTTCGCGGGTGAGACCGAGGTCCTGATGGCCGACGGAACCAGTAAACCCATCAGCGAGATCCAGGTCGGCGACCGCATCGCCAACAATGAGCCGGGCGAGGACCGAACCCGGGCGAACACGGTCACCGTGGTGCACGTGACGGACCAGGACAAGGAGTTCGTCGACCTGACGGTGTCCACGTCCGCTGGAGAGCGGACAATCAGGTCCACCGCCAATCACCCATTCTACAGCGTCACCGTGGACGACTGGGTGCACGCCGACAAGCTCCAAGTGGGCGACGAGCTGACCACCCCGGGTGACGGCCGGGCAAAGGTGGCGGCGACCCGCTCCTACACCGCTCGCATCCAGACGTTCAACCTTACGGTCGACACGG
Proteins encoded in this region:
- a CDS encoding polymorphic toxin-type HINT domain-containing protein, with the protein product MARVMALVLAAAAVQAVVTPRSAVAADGPSVPLTDIASVGVAGEARTSRPRDEVGEFAKRGDQPEGGASVKPGAGTYGATSLTPSASWDVSPQTGDFSWSYPLRVPPVPGGLQPGLALSYSSSAVDGLTSSTNSQASWIGDGWSMWPGYIERTYVACAESLPGNEWEKPGDLCWKNDNATITFNGSGSALIKDDSTQSWRPKNDDGSRVERLVHPDGVDNGDRERQYWVVTRPDGTRYYFGSKPAAKSTWTVPVFSLKDGELCKGSTYDTSWCNRAYRWNLDKVVDRFGNMLTYQYETETNSYGRNKSKDAAAYTRAGWLTGADYGLRADQDVPAAGRVVFETTDRCVPGSECKLDKPQNLPDVPLGLKCDDAKCKDKWSPTFWTTKRLDKVITKVRRGAELADVDSWTLKHEMPDPGDGERAALWLRSITHTGHAGTTPVTLPEVTFEGVRKPNRASTDSGNAALIRFRMNAIVSESGGVTSIKYRDPDCVGTNLPTKPENNTQLCYPARWAAIGGTERTDYFHKYVVESVSSHDQIASSVPDVVSYEYHDGAAWHGDESDLMTDAKRSWTDFRGFGKVTIRKGSGHDGPKTKTQQVFYRGMHEDRQPGGGKREAWVTDSEGGKEHDWAWLRGTTRESLVFDGDSDRVLSKSITEPTWQGPTATRGELKAYIVRPGVVREYTELEAGPRRETKTQNEYDDRGLPTKVDDLGDLSTPADDTCTRTTYARNTEAWLISLPSRVQSVSVHCGVTPKVPEHVLSDVRNSYDGRTPGEPPLRGTVTTTEQLTDKPGGPDYAVVATGTYDTYGRPLESTDALKRTVKTGYTPATGGPVTQTTLTNPLGHTSTTTLDPAWGLPVKVVDQNQQVTEVAYDALGRTTEVWSPMRKRGKGRGVAYYSYEVRRDGPNVVTTSALGPNGNFTTGKVLYDGLLRQRQTQAPAVGGGRLLTDTRYDSQGRAYRTTQPYFNNAPIDNALWRAADGEVPGATVTEFDGLGRPKTQSFVGGGVRKWTTTTRYGGDRVHVTPPQGGTPSTSIFDAKGQLIELRQYRGEQPAGGFDKTTYTYTPAGKPSTVTDAAGNTWRYHYDLRGRQTKVEDPDKGTTTMVYDEASQLTSTTDARDKTVVNVYDDAGRRRELREGTKTGPKLSEWTYDTAIGGKGLLATATRFSGGNAYTKRVEAYDGLGNAVSWDTIIPAAEKGIAGTYTTSASYNQDGSLRAEVFAKAGSLDAETYNHGYDDAGRPLTAYGNRTEYVTDTQFTRYGELQRLQLGSGGKRTWLSGYLNSDTRRLERMIVDAEVPRPMQADINYTYDDAGNITSIADTPQGQAVDVQCFQHDYLRRLTEAWSQKTTGQCAATPAQDLVGGVAPYWQSFTYDAVGNRLTDTAHTTEGDTTRTYAYPAAGQQQPHTLRSVTTTGPAGQRLDEFGYDKAGNTTDRKLALGGTHRLEWDTQGRMVRNTETQSNLTTDVVYDAAGERLVRRDPTGVTLYLDGQEVRYTNSTALTSVTRYYHHGGQPVAVRVDQALNWLAADHQGTSQFSVNADTMEVNRRRQTPFGAERGPKANFPGEKGFVGGTNDATTGLTHVGVREYDSGTGRFISVDPIINPGDPQQLHGYSYANGSPVTKSDPTGLEPMMEYCKNWPTPDCRNHYYGGKVNDPTLNTAGLEGCKWERTCAAQMGSRMNKNHSPNFKPATGSLTPGIRPVLVFAAVAVTDVVVFAGCTALTAPWTAGASTIACAGIAGAAGGAVSGALSEERNVAQETATGAALGLLTGGAGTLIRSLISKSDSVLTPAVRGCLNSFAGETEVLMADGTSKPISEIQVGDRIANNEPGEDRTRANTVTVVHVTDQDKEFVDLTVSTSAGERTIRSTANHPFYSVTVDDWVHADKLQVGDELTTPGDGRAKVAATRSYTARIQTFNLTVDTVHTYYVLAGSTPVLVHNSNCPVYRTQTSHPDSLRLAIDSNGNVSLSGEGRLYLNMSGDVSHSLQFRGTDGQVLGFDVDSSFVNKVRELALPQRKPRGFTGSAREWNQLRRERPEISDPSVSPGLYGIPTNMLGELMGAIVPGSGRVVR
- a CDS encoding LamG-like jellyroll fold domain-containing protein, which gives rise to MRAAVAQGSPVEVAAHATENTRVLANPTGTFSLEQSVVPTRVRQDGKWVPADTALARRSDGSIGPKATTGEVAFSAGGEGPLVRLANPGTEITLDWPGRLPEPKLDGDSATYPEVRPGVDLRVRATVRGFAHELVVKTREAAADPALSEVAFEVRAKGVRLTADEAGNLQGHNESGALVYQAPSPEMWDSSDTAHRARVGVRIDSDRLTLLPDRRLLADPATRFPVVIDPDMSYITPERAGWTLARHSHKDQRNWNLEPRDQDERVKGVVRVGRETDRDGTYRDRSFFMFHLDPNVLRGARIEGGTTSFQVFQTWKELNTCDAGAVDPVLLYLAGDMGPESSWNNQPPLLGEPLSAIRTTPKLGQSCGPDWVKFGIGGMIQKVADEGWGGINLGMRASDETSYKGWKRFHSKAQDGYRYYPRLHIEFNRPPHAPQWANTDPELRACRWCDGQRWTGQEWINLNTQVNDPDGGQLRTIWDIATPEHQWRDQWLGANSVYSTALDLRGLHGRTVNWRVRGNDGEKDGPGLDGPSFVVDRERPDKPPTVSGVLYQEDNAWHGGVDVPDTFTFTANGVGDIDHFVYGFSDPPTTPVDADALGGKAVARIAPPRDGPVDLYVQSVDRAGLRGPAKVYHFYVRPGGGPASQWAMEGNAKDDSPLGGRHGTPHGPVSWAPGALGASAQLNGVDAAISAPQTVNTAASFTVSAWVKPDRVGTEDRTVLSQDGDRVGGFLLQLRKDGRWQLLAPGGDADEGDPAHRAVAVAGGTAKAGEWAHLAAVVDHEEQRIHLYVNGSAAASVAYTGRWNATGALQIGRGKWKGAHTGYWAGGVDEVRVHDRVLSPASIQALVSRDNVQLGHWKFDEDNGSTARNAVDSGQIGELVNGATFQPGGGAIGGAVKLDGVDDFVRTHTSVVDNDRSFAVSAWVKLDRLAAAGDAATVVGQDGEANSGFVLQQRGTSWTFGMLNAAGTEWVGYASSAGDTARAGAWTHLVGVYDHTAKKLRLHVNGQQVGTGDVREGWKPTGALVVGRAVIGGRASDHLAGVVDELRVYSRTLVEEEVRGIVSRDDVASASWQLDGNTEDASGRGRHATAVGVPGWTAGQGDLADPRRLAVHLDGVDDHVRAPVPMDTSTSFSVSAWVKLTEKPDHWASAMSANGKVASAFNLGYTGRALDRWVFALHGSDAEQPSSVVRLESAQAVQSNVWTHLAGVYDAHAGQARLYVNGVQVAAGAFRGGFAATEEFDIGRARWRTSWLDHLPGVVDNVKTYSRALFEDEARLLAGRDLSLVHNLRLDEPNGTAAADSTGARPGTLGGGASFTSGRTGNAVTLDGTTGHVSTKGVDLGTDNSFTVAAWVNLKNKDGQVTAVSMDGARTAKFRLGHVVDGAERPLGAWVFEMPESDEENAPITKAALSTLKTELNTWVHLVGVYEKQTKKLWLHVNGDRIGDGTLNTPWQAGGGLQLGRAKSGSGYEQYWPGGVDDVRLYTSSLDRQRVAALYDSYADLNAKPVPKAVPADGTTVRDERGAVFKFVGGAPIWLSDCVVDCGTPSHIPNWRIDQLDSMNPVPADGATMIDERHRIYKFVGGAPIQLSDCGAGCGTPVRVNDRSVDELNHMNAVPRTGATAKDQRNRVYGFVGGAPIRVDDCGAPCGTPVPLTDVSVDTRNHMNHKPVGGTLLRAPDAVVGRPTSVWVVANGARVKFDSGEELTGAGYRWEDVQNVQEKVLLALPTALPERTLLRAPASATPQAVWAVVQGSRVKFATSEEFTAAGYRWEDVVNLPPRVVETLSTRIPDGSLLRAQDGPSPQAVFLVAGGARLWVASAAEFEELGRSPEEVVVIPQRVLGPMPTAMAEGTLVRSAESNQVWRIEGGKRWAITEWGDPVRLIPKRVLDGYPIATV